Proteins encoded within one genomic window of Ignavibacteriales bacterium:
- a CDS encoding nucleotidyltransferase domain-containing protein, translating into MRLAKKEITAINSVIAKYDKFAKVHLYGSRADDKKRGGDIDLLVFSDNLTFDDNLRIKIELKEILGDQKIDLIITHDKSDPFVDLIFDSSVKLA; encoded by the coding sequence ATGCGATTAGCTAAAAAAGAAATTACAGCAATTAACTCGGTTATTGCAAAATATGATAAATTTGCCAAGGTACATTTGTACGGCTCACGTGCAGATGATAAAAAAAGAGGCGGGGATATTGACCTACTTGTTTTTTCGGATAATCTAACATTTGACGATAATCTAAGAATTAAAATTGAACTCAAAGAAATTCTAGGAGATCAAAAAATTGATTTAATAATAACGCACGATAAATCCGACCCCTTCGTTGATCTAATATTTGATTCATCAGTAAAATTAGCATGA